One genomic segment of Pseudomonas chlororaphis subsp. aurantiaca includes these proteins:
- a CDS encoding OmpP1/FadL family transporter has product MKKILLKSPLGLAVVLASSHVFASGFALNEQSVSGMGSGFAGRSSSAEDASTVFGNPAGMSRLKREQASVGAATLFAKSDISQTRGTFGGQEDGDMVPATTVPMGYYVKPIDEHWAFGVGFYVPFGLITDYGSGFAGRYYANKSEVTTLTFQPTISYAFNDTVSIGFGPTINRISGELSGMVPNPLSPGRNDGKLKSTGDDTALGFNAGILVQATDRTRLGLTYHSKVSYHLDAKTKVTDGIFSVLGVSGRSYDASLDVDTPESVDFSVTHQLNNDWTLYLGSTWTRWSRFKELTIENTGLPPLLSGSLGTVTEEQNWRDTWAHAIGTSYQLNNHWVLRAGLSVDQSPANNTNRGPRIPTGDRTVISFGAGWTPVDNVTIDVAYSYLWEESVQVNDTSASRGAYSAKYKNSASGLGTSVSYRF; this is encoded by the coding sequence ATGAAAAAAATATTGCTCAAGAGCCCACTTGGCCTCGCTGTTGTGCTCGCATCTTCCCATGTGTTTGCGAGCGGTTTCGCTCTCAATGAACAGAGCGTCAGTGGGATGGGCTCTGGATTTGCCGGTCGCTCTTCCTCTGCTGAAGATGCGAGCACGGTCTTCGGCAATCCGGCGGGCATGTCTCGTCTGAAAAGAGAACAAGCCAGCGTAGGGGCGGCGACTCTTTTCGCGAAGTCCGACATAAGCCAGACCCGCGGTACATTCGGAGGCCAGGAAGACGGCGACATGGTGCCTGCGACTACGGTGCCTATGGGGTACTACGTCAAACCCATTGATGAGCATTGGGCGTTCGGTGTTGGGTTTTATGTGCCTTTTGGCCTGATCACCGATTATGGCAGCGGCTTTGCGGGGCGTTACTACGCCAACAAAAGCGAGGTCACGACCCTTACGTTCCAACCCACCATCAGCTATGCCTTTAACGACACAGTTTCGATCGGGTTCGGCCCCACCATCAACCGTATCAGCGGCGAGTTGTCCGGGATGGTGCCCAATCCGCTCAGCCCTGGTCGCAACGACGGAAAACTCAAAAGCACGGGCGACGACACGGCCCTCGGTTTCAACGCCGGCATTCTGGTGCAGGCTACAGATCGAACTCGCCTCGGCTTGACCTACCACTCCAAGGTTAGTTACCACCTGGATGCCAAGACCAAGGTCACCGACGGCATCTTTAGCGTGTTGGGGGTCAGTGGCCGAAGCTATGACGCGTCGCTGGATGTGGATACGCCGGAATCAGTGGATTTCTCGGTGACTCATCAGCTCAATAATGACTGGACCCTGTATCTGGGGAGCACCTGGACCCGCTGGAGTCGCTTCAAGGAACTGACCATCGAGAACACGGGTTTGCCCCCTTTGTTGAGCGGCTCGCTGGGCACTGTTACCGAAGAACAGAATTGGCGTGATACGTGGGCTCACGCTATCGGTACGTCGTACCAACTGAACAACCATTGGGTTCTTCGGGCAGGCTTGTCAGTCGACCAGTCGCCCGCCAACAACACCAATCGTGGACCACGTATTCCAACGGGCGACCGAACGGTTATCAGCTTCGGTGCAGGCTGGACCCCGGTGGACAATGTCACGATCGACGTTGCTTATTCCTATCTGTGGGAAGAGAGCGTGCAGGTCAACGATACTTCCGCAAGCCGGGGCGCATACAGTGCCAAGTATAAGAACAGTGCGAGCGGGCTCGGCACTTCCGTCAGCTATCGTTTCTGA
- a CDS encoding efflux transporter outer membrane subunit codes for MPSLRPLALLVSASLMAGCAVGPDYQRPDAPLSDRYLGQSAVELRPVATPASLVAWWEGFGDPVLADFVSKALEQNLDLAQASARVTQARAGLGAANAALLPSGNISGQAARSYQSIETPLGQVLNSTPGYDRYGSAYEVNLGAGWEIDVFGGLRRGREAALAEYQASEAGAAATRLAIAAQTADIYITIRGLQARLDIANRQVKTQQGLLEKVRLLYGKGLAAHYQVHQTEGALSQVQATVPVLQTGLDAAMNALDVMLGTPPGTHRTQLANAGSIPLAPQIKATGTPADLLRRRPDLIVAERRLAASNARIGVAIAEYYPKFSLSALLGSATAVSGGNLFTGGANQSAGVLGLRWRLFDFGRINAQIDQAKGQEAEALAAYRQSVLRATEDVENAFSALVNRDAQAATLTGGEASLAQARQSSFIAYEKGTASLIDVLHADETMLQASDARAQARTESARAAVAAFKALGGGWQPPETRSVAAR; via the coding sequence ATGCCTTCCCTTCGCCCCCTTGCTCTTTTGGTGAGCGCCAGCTTGATGGCAGGCTGCGCGGTCGGTCCGGACTATCAACGTCCGGACGCTCCTCTTTCGGATCGTTACCTGGGTCAGTCCGCTGTCGAGCTGAGACCTGTAGCGACGCCGGCCAGTCTTGTGGCCTGGTGGGAAGGTTTTGGTGATCCGGTGCTAGCCGACTTCGTCTCCAAGGCTCTTGAACAGAACCTGGATCTGGCGCAGGCGTCGGCGCGAGTTACGCAGGCACGGGCAGGATTGGGTGCCGCAAATGCCGCCTTGCTGCCCTCGGGGAACATCAGTGGTCAGGCCGCGCGCTCCTACCAATCAATCGAGACTCCACTCGGCCAGGTGTTGAACTCAACGCCTGGCTATGATCGGTACGGAAGCGCCTACGAGGTTAACCTCGGTGCTGGCTGGGAGATTGATGTCTTTGGCGGCCTGCGACGCGGACGCGAAGCCGCACTCGCCGAGTACCAGGCCTCCGAGGCGGGCGCCGCTGCCACACGACTGGCCATCGCCGCGCAAACCGCCGATATCTACATCACCATCCGCGGATTGCAGGCCCGGCTGGACATTGCCAACCGACAAGTCAAAACCCAGCAGGGACTGCTGGAGAAAGTCCGCTTGCTCTACGGCAAGGGCCTCGCTGCCCACTATCAGGTTCACCAGACTGAGGGAGCGCTATCGCAGGTCCAAGCGACAGTGCCAGTCCTGCAGACCGGCCTGGATGCTGCCATGAATGCACTGGATGTAATGCTCGGTACACCGCCAGGCACCCATCGCACGCAACTGGCAAATGCCGGGAGTATTCCTCTTGCGCCGCAGATAAAGGCCACGGGAACGCCGGCCGATCTGCTGCGCCGCAGGCCGGATCTCATTGTGGCTGAGCGCCGCCTGGCAGCCTCCAATGCACGCATCGGGGTGGCGATCGCTGAGTACTACCCGAAATTCTCCCTCAGCGCATTGCTCGGTAGCGCCACGGCTGTATCCGGCGGCAACCTTTTCACCGGCGGCGCCAATCAGTCGGCGGGTGTACTGGGGCTGCGCTGGAGACTTTTCGACTTTGGCCGCATAAACGCTCAAATCGATCAAGCCAAGGGACAAGAAGCCGAAGCCCTGGCCGCTTACCGTCAGTCGGTATTACGCGCCACCGAGGATGTCGAGAATGCCTTCTCCGCCCTGGTGAACCGGGACGCTCAGGCAGCCACTCTGACTGGAGGCGAGGCATCTCTGGCACAGGCTCGCCAATCGTCGTTCATTGCCTACGAAAAAGGCACGGCCAGTCTGATTGATGTTCTGCACGCCGACGAAACGATGCTGCAGGCTTCCGATGCCCGAGCGCAGGCGCGGACGGAATCGGCACGGGCGGCGGTCGCGGCATTCAAGGCGCTCGGTGGTGGCTGGCAACCTCCTGAGACCCGGTCCGTAGCGGCTCGATGA